One Candidatus Aminicenantes bacterium genomic window, AAGGAATTCCTGTTGCATGCCTTGTCACTACAACCATCTGCGCCATTTCGTGACAATCCTTGTGAGAAACGCCGGTTAAAGAGTATTGTCGTGGTGGCCGTGTTGAAACGGATAATCTCTGATTATGCGGTTATACGCATCGGCCCAGGTCCAGGTCATTGGAAGCGGGGCGGGCGTTTTTCCAGAAAGGCGGCGATGCCCTCGGCCTTGTCAGCTGTGGCGCAGGCAAGTCCGAAACACTCCGCTTCGATGCGGCAGCCATTTGCCAGGGTAGCATCCAGACCACGGTGAATCGCGGTTTTGGCGAATCTTACGGCCGTCCGGGACTTGGACGCGATTTCTTTGGCCAGCGACATGGCGGCCGGAAGCAACTCTTCGGGGGGATGGATTTCATCAACCAGGCCGATACGCAGGGCTTCCGTTGCAGAGACCATGGCTCCGGTGAGGATGAGTCGCATGGCTTTGCCCCTGCCCACCAGGCGGGCCAGGCGCTGGGTTCCGCCGAACCCGGGAATCAGCCCCAGGTTGATCTCGGGCTGGCCCAGTCTGGCCGAGGTTGCGGCCAGGCGGATGTCACAGGCCATGGCCAGTTCACATCCGCCCCCAAGGGCAAAACCGTTGATGGCCGCGATTACCGCGAACGGCGAATCCTGGATTGTCTGCATCAGGCGTTGGGACCTCTTCGCATGCGCGCTTCCGGCCGCCTGGTTCATTGCGGCCAACTCACGGATGTCCGCGCCGGCGACAAAGGCTTTTTCTCCGGCACCGGTCAACAGAACGCAGCGGATCGATTGGTTTGATTGTTGATGTTGGAAAAAAGACTCCAGCTCAACCAAGACGTCATTGTTCAAGGCGTTCAGGACCCGGGGGCGGTTGATGGTCACCTTGACGACCGATTCCTCTTTTTCCACCAGGATGGTCTGGTATCTTTTCATACTTGTCTCCGAATTGGTGTATTTTCGCGCACGGTTGACGGGGTTACTCAGCGGTCAAGAGAAAGACCGCGAAGGAAGCCAGCCAGTGTTCGCCGGCATAGTCGCCACTGGTTACATGGGTCAGGGCGGTTTCCGCGTGGCGCCGCGCGGCTACGAGCAGAACTGGGCGGCAGGGGTGTTCCGATGTCAGGGACGCAGCAATGCCGCGCATGCACCAGGCGCGGCTCAGGTTGAGTCCGTCGAGGTGAACCAGCTTACCGTCACTGCGATCGGTGACCGTGGCCGTATTGAGCAGGGCGGCGGGTTCATTTTGGGCCAGGTTGGGCAGGAAGGCGCTGAACCACAGCGAAAATTCGCCGCGCGACAAAACCCGGCGCATCAGGTCCGCCTCCATCAGGCAGGGAGAAAAGAAATCTTCGCCCCCCGGTTCCCAGGCAACGGGACAATTCCGGTCCGCCAGAAAATAGGTTCGGGCGCGTTCCACCAGCAGGGTTTCCAATTCCGTGTTTTCGACCGTTCTGGCGTAATCCAACGCCAGCGCAATGCCGAAAGCGGTGTTGGGATGCACGCCGGTACGAATGGGATAGGTTTGTTTGGGCAGGAAATCCAGGTACCGTTCCACAATCGTGGTTTCAAGGATGCGAATGCGTTCACGCCAGCGGCGGCCGTCGGCGTCGTCCCAGGTGTGGAGTTCGGCGGCCATTTGCAGCAACCAGGCCCATCCGTAGGAACGCTCAAAGGATTTGCGCCCTTCTTCGCGGAAGTAGGCGGCCTCGGCCCGCAAAGCCGGCTCGGTAAGATTCCCTTCCAGGGCGGAACGAATCCTTCCGGCTTCGGGCAACTCGGGGAACCGGCGCAACAGGCGCACCAGCATCCAGTGTCCGTGAACCGCGGAATGCCAATCAAAGCAGCCGAAAAAAGCGGGATGCAGGCGTTTGGGGGGTTGCACCTCATCGCGGCTGCGCATCACGTGGCCCGGCTTGTTGGGAAATTCCCTTGAGATGCATCCCAGGGCCAGGTCGGCGAAACGCGACGCGGTTTTCTGGTTTAAACTGAACGCATCCGCTTCAATCCGGGGCGGAGCGGAGTGCACAATCAATGGAATCACCAGGGCCAATGTGATTACGCCGGCAATGAATCTGAAAAGACGCATGAAACTCCTCCGAAAATTGTGTTCCTTTGTTAGTTTACCACAATTGAAATGGATGCGGTTGATACCGCAAAAGTACTATCTGGACTTTTCCTCTGCGCGGATGAGAGCGTTGCTTGATCAGCCGGCTAATGAATTCCGAAATACTTGATAATCCTTTCCAGAAGCTTGCCTTTCGCGGCGGTTTGCGATTTCGTGATGACGGCGGAACCGTTTTCTTTACGGAGCTTGCTGGTTTCCTGTTGGCGAAGTACGATCACTTCCGCGAATTTTTCGGCCAGTTCGTGGTTCATCTCCACCACGCTGCGGAACAACTCAGCGGAAATCGCCAGCAACTTGGTTTCTTCAGATGCATAGACCGAAGCATTGGCCATTTCCCCGGTCACGATAGAGATCTCGCCGAAAAAATCCCCTTTCTTTAACAATGCCACCCTTGACCGGTTTTTGACCACCTCGACCGTACCGCTTACGATCTGATAAAAGTAATGGCTGTGAGATCCTTCGTGGATGATCAGCTCGCCTTTGCCGAAGAGAACTTCTTCTGTTTTTGCGGCGATTTCAGCAAACTTTTTCGGGTTTAAAACCTGCAGGATCGGGATTTTACCCAGGATCTCCGCTTTCTCGCTGTTTGATAGCATAGTGGCGGCTTCCTGCCTGATGTAGACGTTGCGAATCGGGAAGGGGATCTCAATGCCGTTGCGTTTAAAGGCGTACCAGACTTGGCGTCTGATTTCGCCGGCAATGTGGTTGCGTTCAGCATAATCACGGATCGCGTACCGGATCTGGTAAACAATGGCGCTCTGGTCGAAATCCAGCACATAGATATTGTAGGCGGGTTTTTTCAGAACCGCATCGCAGCCGTCCAGGACTTGAGATATCGTCGTGATTATGAAATCGGGAGCGTGACGATAACTGACGCCGATTTCCATGCGCAAAAAGTAATGGCCCTGCCCATCGCCGAAAAGCTTGATATCACCCTTGGAGGCGCTCTGGTTGGGAATGATCAATTGGTTTTTATCCAGGTCACGGATCACGATGGAGCGCCACCCGAACTGCACAACCTGGCCCTGATTTTCATTGTATTCAATCCAGTCGCCCTGCTTCAGGATGCGTTCAAAATTCAGGGTAATGCCGGAAAAGATGTTTCCCAGGATGTCCTGCAGGGCAAGCCCGATAACGATGGTGAGTACGGCGGAAGATGCCAGGAAAACGGTAATTTTGATGTCTAGGTAGAAGTTGAAAATCAGCAGGATGCCGGTGAGGTAAAGAAGGAACATCACCACGTCTTTCAACAGCCGGGGTACGGAGAGGAGACGTTTGGCGAAAAAGTAGTCAAAAAACAGCAATCCGATCGATTTCACCACCAGGTGCAGCAAAGTAACCAGGAAAAATAGAATCAGGTAGTAGCGGATCCGTTCGACCTGCATAAGGAAAGTGGCGGCGATTTCCGCATCCAAAAGGACCAACAGGAAAGAGAGGACCAGCAGCGCGAAATAGGCGAGGTAGGTTTTGCGCACCAGGTTGGAAAAGGCCAGGATCTTGGCCAGCAAAAAGTTGAGTACAAAGCCAAGTAAAACCGCCGCGACCATGATCAGGCTGAGTTTCATACTGAATTTTAGTCCGAACGATTCAGCCTGTCAATCTGAATTTCCCCAAGTGCAGCGTGTATGTGTAACTACCCGCCACTTTTTCAACTTCTTTCCTCTTCAACTCTCCAACACTTCAACTGTTTTTCTCCTCCAACTTTCCAACTCTCCAACTTTATTAAACATATGTGTGGGTTGTTTCGTATCAACCATTTCCGGATTCCTCTATTGGATCAGATTGAAGGGGCACCATTGTGTCACAGCTTTAGACGGGTCCACGTGAGGTGCCGGTGCGGAAAAGGAGGGAATATGCGAAAATCCATCTTGGTACTGGTCGCGGCAACGGCCATCCTGATTGGGGGATGCGGCTCCGGCCAGGAGGACATGAAAGTGGGAGACATGATCCACGGATTCAAACTGGTAAAACAGCAATTTGTCAAGGAACTGGACGCGGACTGCTACCTGTTTCAGCACGAAAAAAGCGGCGCGGAACTGCTGAAAGTGGCGGCGAAAGACGACAACAAGACATTCAGCATCGCGTTCAAAACACCGCCGCCGGATGATACGGGGTTGCCCCACATCATGGAACACTCGGTCCTGAACGGCTCGGAAAATTTCCCTGTCAAGAGTCCGTTTGATGTGCTGATGCAGGGCTCGCTGCAGACTTTCCTTAACGCCATGACCAGCAGCGATTTCACCGTCTATCCTGTGTCCAGCCGCAACATGAAGGACTATTTCAACCTCATGCACGTTTACCTGGACGCCACCTTGAAACCGTTGCTGCACAAGGATGAACGGATTCTCAAACAGGAGGGCTGGCACTTCGAGCTGGAAAACCCCGACGCTCCCCTGGTGTACAAGGGCGTGGTCTACAACGAGATGAAGGGCGCCTTTTCTTCGCCTACCCGTCAACTGGGCTTCCTGCTCTATCGCCAATTGTTTCCGGACAACAACTACGGCAAGTCCTCCGGTGGATGGCCCGCTGCTATCCCCGAACTGACCTACGAACAGTTCAAGAATTTCCACAAACGGTACTACCATCCCGCCAACAGCTATATCTTGGTGTATGGTGACGCGGATATGGAAAAGGAATTGGAGTTTATCG contains:
- a CDS encoding mechanosensitive ion channel — protein: MKLSLIMVAAVLLGFVLNFLLAKILAFSNLVRKTYLAYFALLVLSFLLVLLDAEIAATFLMQVERIRYYLILFFLVTLLHLVVKSIGLLFFDYFFAKRLLSVPRLLKDVVMFLLYLTGILLIFNFYLDIKITVFLASSAVLTIVIGLALQDILGNIFSGITLNFERILKQGDWIEYNENQGQVVQFGWRSIVIRDLDKNQLIIPNQSASKGDIKLFGDGQGHYFLRMEIGVSYRHAPDFIITTISQVLDGCDAVLKKPAYNIYVLDFDQSAIVYQIRYAIRDYAERNHIAGEIRRQVWYAFKRNGIEIPFPIRNVYIRQEAATMLSNSEKAEILGKIPILQVLNPKKFAEIAAKTEEVLFGKGELIIHEGSHSHYFYQIVSGTVEVVKNRSRVALLKKGDFFGEISIVTGEMANASVYASEETKLLAISAELFRSVVEMNHELAEKFAEVIVLRQQETSKLRKENGSAVITKSQTAAKGKLLERIIKYFGIH
- a CDS encoding DUF2891 domain-containing protein, producing the protein MRLFRFIAGVITLALVIPLIVHSAPPRIEADAFSLNQKTASRFADLALGCISREFPNKPGHVMRSRDEVQPPKRLHPAFFGCFDWHSAVHGHWMLVRLLRRFPELPEAGRIRSALEGNLTEPALRAEAAYFREEGRKSFERSYGWAWLLQMAAELHTWDDADGRRWRERIRILETTIVERYLDFLPKQTYPIRTGVHPNTAFGIALALDYARTVENTELETLLVERARTYFLADRNCPVAWEPGGEDFFSPCLMEADLMRRVLSRGEFSLWFSAFLPNLAQNEPAALLNTATVTDRSDGKLVHLDGLNLSRAWCMRGIAASLTSEHPCRPVLLVAARRHAETALTHVTSGDYAGEHWLASFAVFLLTAE
- a CDS encoding enoyl-CoA hydratase, which encodes MKRYQTILVEKEESVVKVTINRPRVLNALNNDVLVELESFFQHQQSNQSIRCVLLTGAGEKAFVAGADIRELAAMNQAAGSAHAKRSQRLMQTIQDSPFAVIAAINGFALGGGCELAMACDIRLAATSARLGQPEINLGLIPGFGGTQRLARLVGRGKAMRLILTGAMVSATEALRIGLVDEIHPPEELLPAAMSLAKEIASKSRTAVRFAKTAIHRGLDATLANGCRIEAECFGLACATADKAEGIAAFLEKRPPRFQ